A single window of Zea mays cultivar B73 chromosome 10, Zm-B73-REFERENCE-NAM-5.0, whole genome shotgun sequence DNA harbors:
- the LOC100273483 gene encoding uncharacterized LOC100273483 — MARIQPRTDQRPAVDVDHVGHGNFTGHLKSTLSSGDMDLPGGARAPKARKPYTISKQREKWTEDEHRLFLEALRQHGRAWRRIQEHVGSKTAVQIRSHAQKFFSKVIRESSGGDSNGNGNGVAAPPQIQIPPPRPKRRPTHPYPRKLGSSVGKDDASAIKRLQEPQLQAQSPSLSEQETCSPKSVLTTAEGSGSPASSVYMMEDRCLTPSTAVALSKEATTSDEAACELPGGPVLWLFGKRVVVSNLFDQQPSSNTGSLQLQRVADMELDASAPESPTSCGTGKKLSSHAAEEAKTWHPWLTGTRQFMHCLPQGEQFSVHSACRPLSYGDGSMPYTAWNAQTVTSNKQQDNQPSQAAADCEVTRAQGSWTEPSVTTSSSSVVETAQNSDSVESTKVNNDGDKVAPVPGSRKCASVVPDCLRGFAPCKRTPQSKMLLQSEAPGEADREMTRLCL, encoded by the exons ATGGCTCGTATTCAG CCGAGGACCGATCAAAGGCCTGCTGTGGACGTGGACCACGTCGGCCATGGAAACTTCACGGGTCATCTGAAGAGCACTCTCAGCTCCGGCGATATGGACTTGCCAGGAGGAGCACGAGCCCCTAAG GCACGCAAGCCATACACGATATCCAAGCAGAGGGAGAAATGGACCGAGGACGAGCACAGGCTCTTCTTGGAAGCCCTGCGGCAGCATGGCCGTGCCTGGCGCCGTATACAAG AGCACGTAGGCAGCAAGACTGCCGTGCAGATCAGGAGCCACGCTCAGAAGTTCTTCTCCAAG GTCATCCGAGAATCCTCTGGAGGGGATAGCAACGGCAACGGCAACGGCGTAGCGGCTCCACCACAAATTCAGATTCCGCCGCCGCGGCCCAAGAGGAGGCCAACGCACCCGTACCCGCGCAAGCTGGGTAGTTCGGTCGGCAAGGACGACGCCTCCGCGATCAAGCGGCTTCAGGAGCCCCAGCTGCAGGCACAGTCCCCGTCTCTGTCTGAGCAGGAGACTTGCTCACCGAAGTCTGTGTTAACCACAGCTGAAGGTAGTGGATCACCAGCTTCCTCGGTTTACATGATGGAGGACAGATGCCTCACACCAAGCACGGCAGTTGCACTTTCCAAG GAGGCCACCACTTCTGACGAGGCGGCGTGTGAACTACCTGGAGGTCCAGTTCTTTGGCTATTTGGCAAGAGGGTTGTGGTTAGTAATTTATTCGATCAGCAACCAAGCTCCAATACTGGGAGCCTGCAACTACAACGTGTGGCAGACATGGAACTGGACGCTTCAGCTCCTGAGTCACCGACTAGTTGTGGAACTGGGAAGAAGCTGTCCTCCCATGCCGCAGAGGAAGCGAAGACATGGCACCCGTGGCTGACCGGTACGCGGCAGTTTATGCACTGTCTTCCTCAAGGCGAGCAGTTCTCCGTGCATTCTGCTTGCCGACCCCTGAGCTACGGTGATGGAAGCATGCCTTACACGGCGTGGAACGCGCAGACAGTTACCTCAAACAAGCAGCAGGACAACCAACCGTCTCAAGCCGCAGCAGACTGCGAGGTCACGAGGGCACAAGGATCGTGGACGGAGCCGTCCGTCACAACCTCCTCCAGCAGCGTGGTTGAAACAGCTCAGAATTCAGATTCTGTAGAATCCACGAAAGTAAACAACGACGGAGACAAAGTGGCACCTGTTCCAGGTTCAAGGAAATGCGCGAGCGTAGTTCCAGACTGCCTTCGAGGTTTTGCACCGTGCAAGCGCACGCCTCAGAGCAAGATGCTGCTGCAGTCAGAGGCACCTGGGGAGGCAGATAGAGAGATGACAAGGCTGTGCCTGTAA
- the LOC103642864 gene encoding pectinesterase inhibitor 9-like → MARPRSSSSAAARLLLLLVAVAAALQATDTALPVASGFIRKSCRAMQYPSVREHSLAAYRGSPPSWSLRELARAALAVSVDRARASFAYVGRLCGSRSGSGDGSPRRGAKKGSAAAGPMRNCLENLADSVGHLPDAAQEIGGAGMRSAGTESKNSQDSGYTEMYCMLNLK, encoded by the exons ATGGCTCGCCCCCGCAGCAGCAGTAGCGCCGCTGCCCGCCTCCTTCTGCTGCTCGTCGCCGTCGCAGCGGCGCTCCAGGCCACGGACACCGCGCTGCCGGTGGCCAGCGGCTTCATCCGCAAATCCTGCCGCGCGATGCAGTACCCGTCGGTGCGCGAGCATAGCCTCGCGGCGTACAGAGGCTCCCCGCCGTCGTGGAGCCTGCGGGAGCTGGCGCGCGCCGCGCTGGCGGTGAGCGTGGACCGCGCCCGGGCATCGTTCGCGTACGTGGGCCGCCTGTGTGGCTCCCGGTCTGGATCCGGCGATGGCAGCCCCCGCCGTGGTGCGAAGAAGGGGTCAGCGGCTGCGGGTCCCATGCGCAACTGTCTGGAGAATCTAGCGGACAGCGTGGGCCACCTCCCCGACGCGGCGCAGGAGATAGGCGGTGCCGGGATG AGAAGCGCAGGGACTGAATCAAAAAATTCTCAAGACTCGGGCTACACCGAGATGTACTGCATGTTAAATCTTAAATAA
- the LOC103641920 gene encoding organelle RRM domain-containing protein 6, chloroplastic, whose product MASAPAGFAPTVAASTSFGFSRFTIVACPFPSRTHLPAASSVGVRNQQRASTATACLPPPNTSHGAATRLYVSGLSFRTTERSLRDAFEKFGDLTEVCLVMDRVAKRPRGFAFLSYTGEEEARGAMEGMHGKFLDGRVIFVEVAKRRAEA is encoded by the exons ATGGCGAGCGCTCCCGCCGGCTTTGCCCCCACCGTCGCTGCTTccacaagcttcggcttcagccgCTTCACTATCGTGGCATGCCCCTTCCCCTCGCGCACTCATCTTCCAGCGGCCTCCTCCGTTGGGGTTCGCAATCAGCAGCGCGCGTCCACTGCCACCGCCTGCCTGCCGCCGCCGAATACCTCCCATGGCGCCGCCACCAGGCTGTACGTCAGCG GTCTTTCGTTCCGCACAACCGAACGGAGCCTCCGGGACGCGTTCGAGAAGTTTGGTGACCTTACGGAAG TTTGTCTCGTGATGGATAGAGTAGCGAAGCGACCGAGAGGTTTCGCTTTCCTTTCTTACACCGGGGAGGAGGAAGCCAGGGGCGCCATGGAAGGGATGCACGGGAAG TTCCTGGATGGCAGAGTGATCTTTGTCGAGGTTGCGAAACGAAGAGCTGAAGCCTGA